Genomic window (Desulfurella sp.):
TTTAACCCTCCTTTCCTTCTTCTTCGTCGTCTGGCACTAAATATTCTTCAAATTTGATAAATGGATTTGCCCTTGGATACTCTACCATTTCTGGTAGTGGATCCAAACCTATAGCTTCAAGGAAATTCCCTACACCTACCCTTTGGATTAGTTCTCCTACACGCTCTCTGTTTGTACCGTATTCATCCCAGAAATCCCATATCTTTTGAATCAAGTCTTTCAAGAAAGCGTAATCTTCTTCTTTGTCTTTATTTACATCGTAAAAAGGTATAAGTATAAACCCAAGCCTTGGACCCTGAACCATAGGTACTTTAGCACCTATTCTAATTTGTGCACCTTTTTCTAACCCAGGTCTTAGAGCTTTTGGCATAGAGTTAATGCAATGCATGCATTTTACGCAGTTTGAATCATCGATAGTTAATTTGCCATCAGTATAATCCATGCAATGAGTAGGACATTTATCAACTACATACTTTTTAATATCAAATTTCTTTGCGTATTCTGCAACTTCCTTCTGATCAATTCTAATATTGTCTTTCCACACACCCACGATAGATAAATCAGACCTGGCGCCAGATGCTATACAGTCGTTTGGGCAACCTGCACATTTGATCTTAAACTTATAGTTAAATGTTGGCCTGTGCAATTCATTTTGGTATTCTCTTGTAAGGTT
Coding sequences:
- the dsrA gene encoding dissimilatory-type sulfite reductase subunit alpha yields the protein MAGTKHKTPLLDDLKEGKWPSFVKELERAAQKSPRTEDLIGLLENSYRDHVPHWKHGGMAGVRGYGAGIVGRFSDSPEDFPGTQEYHTARINQIEGFFYTSDILRKLADICDEHAGGLFNFHGSTGDIQILGFKQEEAEELFQKCTHLGFDLGGSGSALRTPSCCVGPARCEWANYDTLHLTDNLTREYQNELHRPTFNYKFKIKCAGCPNDCIASGARSDLSIVGVWKDNIRIDQKEVAEYAKKFDIKKYVVDKCPTHCMDYTDGKLTIDDSNCVKCMHCINSMPKALRPGLEKGAQIRIGAKVPMVQGPRLGFILIPFYDVNKDKEEDYAFLKDLIQKIWDFWDEYGTNRERVGELIQRVGVGNFLEAIGLDPLPEMVEYPRANPFIKFEEYLVPDDEEEGKEG